Genomic segment of Mucilaginibacter sabulilitoris:
GTCATCAACAATAATTATTTCGAGCAGGTGCTTAGGATAGTCCTGCGCTAAAACATCGTCAATAGTTAAACTTATCCGTTCTTCTTCATTGCGGGCCGCAATCAGCACCGTAACCCTGGTTTGCAAAGGCGCGGCTTGGGGTGAGGTAACTTTTATGCGGCCCCAGCCACGTATCAGATAAATTACTAACAACAGGTAAATTCCTGTTAAAAACAACGAAACAAAACTATGCAGTGCGATCAAAGAATTTGAGTTTAAAAACGAATAAAGATCCTAAAATAGCTGGAATAATTAAATTTATGAGCCATATTGACGACACACCCGCGATCACAGCAATTTTTTGATCGGTTACATAAGCAAATAAATGTGAAGCCGTAAAGCTGCGTACCCCCACATCAAGCAAATCAAGCGATGGTAACGCCGATGTGATAAAAAAGTATACAAACAGTATCATCACCATAGGGAAATAGGCAAAATCGGGAATAAGCAAATGGAATACAATACAATACTGAATGGTAAAAGTTACATAGCGGGCCATACTAAAGCCCAGTATCCTGATGAGTTCATTGGTTTTGTACCGTCCCATGATTTCAAAAAATTTATGGTACTTTTTCAGGAAACCAATACGGTCGAGCAGGTTTACTATCCATTTAATGTGGAAGAAAAATATCAGTAATATGGCTAAAGTAAGTGCCGACACCAATATTATTAAACAAAAAAGCCAGGTACTTACCGGGATAAAGAGATAAACAAACCAAATTATAGCAATTAAACCCAACAGGTTGGTCATGATAATTTGACCAAAAGCGCCCACTGCCATGGCAAAAACCCCATGGATACGTTTGCGATTGGGTAAAAACATTACCCGGCCGCCATACTCGCCAACCCGGTTTGGAGTTGAAATAGCCCAGGTAAGCCCACAGAAAACAGCCTCAATTGATTCCCATATGGTAATATTAACCAGATTTTTGGTAAGATACCTCCACTTAAAGGCTTCAAGCACCCAGTTAACCACCATCAGCAAAACTACAATACCCATGGCTACAAATACATGGGTACTATCTATACGGGCCGTTAAAGCTTTAAATTGTTTGAGATCGTCGTTTTTTTTATAGAACTGGTGGTATATATACCAGGCAGCCATTACCAATACGGCGGCTTTGAGCGAAAAGGATATTATTTTCTTGGTAGAAGTAGTCAAAGGTAAATTTTATGCAATGTTACAAAAAAACCGGGCAAAGGGTTAGCTTGCCCGGTATAACATAACATAAATATGTTTTGTTTATTTTAAACGTGCCTTTAAAAAAGTTATGGTATTGGCGTAAGCGTCCTTAGTGGCATTACTGTCATAAACAGGGTTACTGGGGTTCGCAAAACCATGGTCGGCATCATATTGGTGCAGGTAAACTTTTTTACCCGCCCTTTTCATATCAGCATCAAATTTGGCAACCACTTTAGGGTTTATCCATTGATCTTTATTGGCAAAGTTGCCTAATACATCGGCATTTAATGTTTTTAACCGATTAACATCCTGCTCGGGCATGCCATAATACATTACGCAGCCAACGGCTTTTTTACCGGCCAGCAAGCTGGTTTGCAAACTCCAGCCACCACCAAAACACCAGCCAATGGTGGCAATATGTGCTTTAGCACCCGTGTAGGTAATAGCTCCGTTAATTATGGCTTTTGCCCTATCTTCGTTTACTGCCTGCATAAATTTACCGGCATCTTCGCGGGTAGTGGCCACTTTGCCATCGTACAAATCAATATCAATAATATTTACATTACCCAGGTCATTGTATATTTTTTCCGATTCACGCTTTACAAAATCATTCAGCCCCCACCACTCATGAATAACCAGTATATAGTTATTAGTTGCTTTTTTTGCCTTCAGCATATAAGCGGTTGACTCTTTACCATCAGGGGTTTTATAAGTTACAGATTTCCCTATGGCACTTTGAAAATGAATAGGCGTTGGTGTTTTATGGGCCATCCTGAATGTTGAGCTGGATGCCAGCATAGCAAATTGCCTTGTTGCCGATGGCTTACTGCAGCACACCACACGCCGTTGGCCGAAGGTAACAGCACTAAAGCAAATAAGTAAAGTGAGTAGAATAAGTTTTTTCATGGATTGATTTTTTGTGTTGATAAATTGAGCATTATATAAAAGTTCCTGACCGGAACAAAGCTATTTTTAATTGTCATCCTGAGGAACGAAGGATCTGTCAGCAAACTAACAATCGCAGAGTAGATGCTTCACTCCGTTCAGCATGACAATTGGATAAGAGATGGGATGCCGAACTTGTTTCGGCATCCCATAAGCAAAGCTCTACAACAAACAAGGTTCAATAACTGTCCGGAGAGATCCTGAACTTGTTTCAGGATCTCTCCGGTATTTTTTTATCTCCTTGTCCCCGGTTATAAAATCCTGGCAATCCTTTAATCCGTTTAGTAGTCGTTCAGACAAACTTATGGCATTAAACTAATCCCGCCGCATGTTTTAATGCTTCGGTTATACCCGCGGGGGCCATTTTTAATTTAAACGCGTTGTGCCCATAACCTTTAGCACCTTGCATGGCTAATTGCGCAGCCTGCTGAAAGCTTTCTTCGGATACGGGCTTACCTGTGAGTGATTTTTCGGCATCAAACAAGCGCCATGGTTTGTGTGCTACACCTCCCATTGCCAGGCGCGCATTACGGATAACGCCATTTTCAATATCAAGGCCCGCGGCAACAGATACCAGGGCAAACGCGTATGATTGCCTGTCGCGTATTTTCAGGTAATAGCTGTTTTTGGCGAAATTATTATCAGGTATTTCCACGCCAACTATCAGTTCGCCCGGCGCCAAATGATTATCCATTTCGGGATGATCGCCAGGCAGGCGGTGAAATTCGGTAAATGGTAAACGGCGTTCGCCTTTTTTACCGGCAATTACGACCACAGCATCCAAAGCCGCAAGTCCAACACACATGTCACTTGGATGTACGGCTATACACTGCGAGCTGGCACCAAATATGGCGTGCATGCGGTTAACCCCTTCATAAGCGCCACAACCAGAACCGGGAGCACGTTTATTACAAGGCATAGCGGTATCATAAAAATAGGAGCAGCGGGTACGCTGCATCATATTACCGCCAACAGTAGCCATATTACGCAATTGCGGCGATGCCCCGGCCTTAAGGGCCATTGATAAAAGCGGCTGCTTTTCAATAACCAGCTTATTTTCTGATACTACGCTATTGAGGGCCAACGCCCCTATAAGTAAGCCTTTAGGGGTTGATGTTATATTTTTAAGTGGTAATTGATTTATATCAACAAGCTTATCGGGCGCGGTCACTCCCCGTTTCATGAGGTCGACCAGATTGGTACCGCCTGCTATTATTTTTGTACCGGGCTTATTGATAACAGCCAGCACGGCTTGTTGTGTGGCGGGACGAACATATTGAAATTGTTTCATACGGTTTGCCCTCCGTCTTTCACTTCCTGTATGGCATTAACTATATTGGGGTAAGCCCCGCAGCGGCAAATATTACCGCTCATATACTCTCTTATTTCGGCTTCCGACCCGGCATGCCCTTCGCGAATACAAGATACAGCCGACATGATCTGACCCGGCGTACAGTAACCACACTGAAAACCATCGTGTTTTATAAAGGCCTCCTGCATGGGGTGTAGCTGGTCGCCCTGGGCCAGGCCTTCAATGGTGGTTATCTTTTTCCCGTTCATCATAATACCAAATGTCAGGCATGAATTTATCCGTTGCCCATTAACATGAACGGTGCAAGCACCGCACTGCCCATAGTCGCAGCCTTTTTTTGTGCCGGTAAGGTCAAGCTGTTCGCGCAATATATCAAGTAAGGTTGCCCGTGGCTCAACAGAAAGGTTTTGCTGCTTTCCGTTCACCTCCATTTTTAATGGCACTTTTTCAAAAGCCGTGGCTATTTTTTCATCAACGTGCATAGTGGCCGCCTTTACAGCCGTTCCGGGAGTAAGCGCCACAGCCGTCAGCAACGATGATTGTTTAAGGAAATTTCTTCGTGAACTGTCTTTTACATCAGGCTGTTCGTCGGGCCCGTTACAGTTTTTTCCATTTTCCATAAATAATTGGCTTAATATGATGTTAAGTTAAGTATTTTATTAAAAAGCACCAACCAGGAAAAAATGTTTTGCAAACCCCTGCGCTATTAATCAATAATGGGATATACGCGATACGAAGCCGGATAATAACGGAACAAAATAAGATTTAAAGAGAGGGGGGAGGGAGGAACTTCAGACCCGGAAGGACAAGTCAACAAGCTATATCAGTTCGAACGGACAGGATGGGAATCAGACACTTTGATTGAGTATTGTTCGCTGTAAAAGCATCAGCTAAAGGTAAAATATCCGATTTTTTGAAAAAAAAAAGCACTGCCGGTAAAAACCCGCTGGTAAAAATGCCCTGAAAAACCGATAATTGGAGATATCAATTAAACTAAAACACCGGATAGAGTACCCTACCCGGTGTTTTAATTTAGTTTATATTTTACCAACGGCCGCCGCCGCCACGGTTGTTATCTTTTGAGTAGCCGCCGCCACCACCACGGTTACCACCATAGCCGCCACCGCCGCCACGGTTGCCACCATAACCGCCGCCGCCACGGCGATCGTTAGGTTTTTTCTCTTCCGCCTGGCTTACCGCAATTGAACGGCCCCTTACTTCAGAACCATTTAAGCCGGTAATAGCCGACTGAGCAGCTTCATCGTCTGGCATTTCAACGAATCCGAAACCTTTACTTCTTCCAGATTCTCTGTCAATAATTAGTTTTACGGTGCTTACTTCACCATACGCTTCAAAAAGCTCTTTTAAATCGGCTTCCTCTAATTGAAAAGGAAGGCTTCCTACGAATATGTTCATCAATCTTTAATTTATATGGGCAAGTTCATTTTTTTATTTGCCCTCTTTTGTTAACATCAAATATAGTAATAGATATTTGATGATTACTGCAAGATTTTGTGAATGAACGTTTTTTATTTTTTTTTAAATTAAATTAACATTTAACTAAAACAAAACCAGGTTGACCCGTGTTATAACGCACCGGTTATAAAACTATAATTTCCGAGCTAATCCACCTCAGCTTACCGATTCAATAATGTAATGTTTGCCATTAAGCATAAAATCATCGCCCGCAATCTTGCCGGTTAACTTTAAGCCAATGGGTGAAGCCGGGGACACCGCAAAGTAGTTTTTACCGTTAACCATCAGGCTGCCAGCGCTAATAGCCAGATAAAAGTTGCCATTATTAGTGATAATAGCACTACCTGTTTCGGCTTTATCGGAGGTAAAGGATGTATTGATCCGGTTAAGAGCAACCAAAAGTTTATTGGCTTCGTTTAATTGGGCCAGGTTTCGGTTGGTTTCCTGTTGCATCATAGCCCGGCCGGTTTCATATTTATCGCCGGCGCTGCTTTTGGTGTCTTCGTTTGATGCTTTTTGCGCCTCTTTTATGCCTAACTCTGCCGCATCCATACTTTTACGAACATATTCTGCACATAAATTGTATAATTCTTTTTTCAGATCGCTCATTTGAGGCATTAAATTAATATGGAAACAGGCCTTTTAAATTTTGATGCGGCAAAGTAAAGTAATTTATGATGAAGAACAGCACTTAAAAATAAAAGCCCCCTTGCACTCGCTGCTTGGGGGCTTTAAACCTAAACCTTATCACTATTTGCAGGTGTGAACCTACAAAGTAGATAAACGTTACAAATTGGCAAAATGGTATATCAACGTGATACTAATTGACAAAATAATGATAATTCAATAATATTAAATTTCTTTTAAGTTAATAATCAGCATCTTATGTCTTAATAAAAACACAATTTTAGTTAAAATAAATTCACAACGAACTATATTCCGGACGTTAAATCACACGGTTTTATATTACCATATAAAGTAAAAGCGCCTGCCGGCGAAGCCAACAGACGCTTTAAAAAATACATGGAGATTTTATTTATACATTTTCCATGCCATAATGCTTTAATACATCGGCTGGTACGCCGGTCCACTTATTTGGGGCATTGCCAGCATAGCCCACGTCTTTAACGCCTATTTCGCTGGTAAAAAACCCAGAGGCGGTTAAATCGCGCATACGGTTAAAGAATGCAACGCCCTGTGCCATTTCAGGTTTAGCCTTTTTAGGATAGGCTATCATATCAATCAGTTCTATTTGCTGCACTTTGGAGCTTTCGGTAAACACTTTGCCGAAACGGTTTAAGCATTGCAAATCAAGCCAGCGCAAGCCGCCACGCATAGGTGTCTGGTGCTCAGGCATATCCTTTACAATAAACTCAATAAAATCGGGCACCTTAGCGTCTGACGCACTGCCTGATTTTTCATCTTTGGGGATAATAATATCGGCAAGTAAGGTAATGGTAGCCATTTCTGCCGGAGTAAAAAACTTGTCGGCATTTAGTTTTTTATCGCGCTCAACTTCGTATGGTTGCCTGCCGGGAGGAACTTCACCCGTTGCCGGGGTAGCTTCTTCAGCTGCTTTTTTATCTTCGGTTTTACAGGCCTCCAGTAATAATCCTGCTGAAAGTGTGCCGAAGCCTAATGCTTTGATGGAATCACGTCTGTTCATAATAAATTGTTATTGGATTACTTGTTAAACATTTAATTTTTTTCTTTCCTGTAAAATATACTCAGCGGTACGCATAGACATGGCCAAGATGGTCCAGGTAGCGTTTTTATCACCTTGCTGTACAAACGGAGCTGCATCAACCACAAAAAGATTTTTACAGTCATGAGCCTGGCACCATTTGTTCAGGGCCGACTTTTTGGGGTCATCTCCCATACGAATAGTCCCCACTTCGTGGATAATTTTCCCCGGCGCTTCCAGCCCGTAGTTTGTTTCTGGGCCTTGCGGCGGTCCGTAAATGGCGCCCATGTTGTGCATAATTTCCTGGAAGGTTTCCTGCATGTGTTTGGCTTGTTTTATTTCGTCATCGGCCCATTTGTAATGGAACCTTAATACAGGGATACCATATTTATCAACCACGTTAGGATCAATCTCACAATAGTTGTCATAACGGGCAATAGCAGTACCACGTCCGGCCATGCCAAACTGGGTACCATAAAAACGACGGTAATCATCTTTTAATCCAGCACCATAGCCTCCGGCTTCTTTCATTTTACCATCGCGGCCCGGTACCAGACCATTCATATTTTGGATGCCATGACCAAAGCCATATGAAGGCATGTGTAAGCCACCACCATATTCTATATGGTAACCACGCGGGAAATCGAGTTTTTTATTATCAAGCCACCATGGCGAATAAATGTGCACACTGCCTGCGCCATCCTCGTTATAACGTTTACGGTCCATCAGTTGCGGAAGGAAACCGCCTGCGCTTGATCCGGTTGAATCATGCAGATAGTGACCAACTACGCCACTGCTGTTAGCCAAACCACCGGGATGCTCTGCCGATTTTGAATTAAGCAGGATCCTTGCCGACTCTCCTGCGCTGGCACCAAGTATTACCGTTTTGGCATTTACCTGGTACTCTTGCATATCTTCTTTATTTATGTATGATACGCCTGTAGCAAGCCCTTCTTTATTCGTAATTACTTCCCTCACCATGGCGTTGGAAATAACCTTTAAATTACCGGTTTTTATAGCTGGTATAACCAA
This window contains:
- a CDS encoding lysylphosphatidylglycerol synthase domain-containing protein codes for the protein MTTSTKKIISFSLKAAVLVMAAWYIYHQFYKKNDDLKQFKALTARIDSTHVFVAMGIVVLLMVVNWVLEAFKWRYLTKNLVNITIWESIEAVFCGLTWAISTPNRVGEYGGRVMFLPNRKRIHGVFAMAVGAFGQIIMTNLLGLIAIIWFVYLFIPVSTWLFCLIILVSALTLAILLIFFFHIKWIVNLLDRIGFLKKYHKFFEIMGRYKTNELIRILGFSMARYVTFTIQYCIVFHLLIPDFAYFPMVMILFVYFFITSALPSLDLLDVGVRSFTASHLFAYVTDQKIAVIAGVSSIWLINLIIPAILGSLFVFKLKFFDRTA
- a CDS encoding RNA recognition motif domain-containing protein encodes the protein MNIFVGSLPFQLEEADLKELFEAYGEVSTVKLIIDRESGRSKGFGFVEMPDDEAAQSAITGLNGSEVRGRSIAVSQAEEKKPNDRRGGGGYGGNRGGGGGYGGNRGGGGGYSKDNNRGGGGRW
- a CDS encoding (2Fe-2S)-binding protein; its protein translation is MENGKNCNGPDEQPDVKDSSRRNFLKQSSLLTAVALTPGTAVKAATMHVDEKIATAFEKVPLKMEVNGKQQNLSVEPRATLLDILREQLDLTGTKKGCDYGQCGACTVHVNGQRINSCLTFGIMMNGKKITTIEGLAQGDQLHPMQEAFIKHDGFQCGYCTPGQIMSAVSCIREGHAGSEAEIREYMSGNICRCGAYPNIVNAIQEVKDGGQTV
- a CDS encoding gluconate 2-dehydrogenase subunit 3 family protein, with amino-acid sequence MNRRDSIKALGFGTLSAGLLLEACKTEDKKAAEEATPATGEVPPGRQPYEVERDKKLNADKFFTPAEMATITLLADIIIPKDEKSGSASDAKVPDFIEFIVKDMPEHQTPMRGGLRWLDLQCLNRFGKVFTESSKVQQIELIDMIAYPKKAKPEMAQGVAFFNRMRDLTASGFFTSEIGVKDVGYAGNAPNKWTGVPADVLKHYGMENV
- a CDS encoding dienelactone hydrolase family protein, which produces MKKLILLTLLICFSAVTFGQRRVVCCSKPSATRQFAMLASSSTFRMAHKTPTPIHFQSAIGKSVTYKTPDGKESTAYMLKAKKATNNYILVIHEWWGLNDFVKRESEKIYNDLGNVNIIDIDLYDGKVATTREDAGKFMQAVNEDRAKAIINGAITYTGAKAHIATIGWCFGGGWSLQTSLLAGKKAVGCVMYYGMPEQDVNRLKTLNADVLGNFANKDQWINPKVVAKFDADMKRAGKKVYLHQYDADHGFANPSNPVYDSNATKDAYANTITFLKARLK
- a CDS encoding 3-oxoacyl-ACP synthase, whose translation is MSDLKKELYNLCAEYVRKSMDAAELGIKEAQKASNEDTKSSAGDKYETGRAMMQQETNRNLAQLNEANKLLVALNRINTSFTSDKAETGSAIITNNGNFYLAISAGSLMVNGKNYFAVSPASPIGLKLTGKIAGDDFMLNGKHYIIESVS
- a CDS encoding GMC family oxidoreductase — protein: MSDLQIKKSTETYDVVVVGSGAGGGMAGYVLANAGVKVLMLEAGAYFDPAKDSQQLKWPWESPRRGAGTTRPFGDFDAAYGGWEIEGEPYTTKDNTEFFWFRSRMLGGRTNHWGRISLRMGPHDFKAKDGLTDDWPITYDEVKPFYDKVDQLIGVYGTKEGLENEPDGIFLPPPKPRLNELYIVKGARKAGVKIIPGRGAVLTEALPNNKDRGACFFCGQCGRSCKIYGDFSASSCLVIPAIKTGNLKVISNAMVREVITNKEGLATGVSYINKEDMQEYQVNAKTVILGASAGESARILLNSKSAEHPGGLANSSGVVGHYLHDSTGSSAGGFLPQLMDRKRYNEDGAGSVHIYSPWWLDNKKLDFPRGYHIEYGGGLHMPSYGFGHGIQNMNGLVPGRDGKMKEAGGYGAGLKDDYRRFYGTQFGMAGRGTAIARYDNYCEIDPNVVDKYGIPVLRFHYKWADDEIKQAKHMQETFQEIMHNMGAIYGPPQGPETNYGLEAPGKIIHEVGTIRMGDDPKKSALNKWCQAHDCKNLFVVDAAPFVQQGDKNATWTILAMSMRTAEYILQERKKLNV
- a CDS encoding FAD binding domain-containing protein, which codes for MKQFQYVRPATQQAVLAVINKPGTKIIAGGTNLVDLMKRGVTAPDKLVDINQLPLKNITSTPKGLLIGALALNSVVSENKLVIEKQPLLSMALKAGASPQLRNMATVGGNMMQRTRCSYFYDTAMPCNKRAPGSGCGAYEGVNRMHAIFGASSQCIAVHPSDMCVGLAALDAVVVIAGKKGERRLPFTEFHRLPGDHPEMDNHLAPGELIVGVEIPDNNFAKNSYYLKIRDRQSYAFALVSVAAGLDIENGVIRNARLAMGGVAHKPWRLFDAEKSLTGKPVSEESFQQAAQLAMQGAKGYGHNAFKLKMAPAGITEALKHAAGLV